A genomic window from Gambusia affinis linkage group LG16, SWU_Gaff_1.0, whole genome shotgun sequence includes:
- the cga gene encoding glycoprotein hormones alpha chain isoform X1 — MCLFVSVLQVSAVTTMGCMKSAAGTLLLWFFLLNVADSYPNFDSPSMGCGECSLGLNRVLSRDRPIYQCKGCCFSRAYPTPQTAMQTMAIPKNITSEATCCVAKHSYETKVDDFPVRNHTECHCSTCYYHKLI; from the exons atgtgtctttttgtcTCCGTCTTACAGGTGTCTGCTGTTACGACTATGGGCTGCATGAAGTCGGCCGCAGGgactcttcttctgtggttttttcTTCTGAACGTAGCTGATTCTTATCCCAACTTCGACTCACCAAGCA TGGGCTGTGGGGAATGCAGCCTGGGTCTGAACCGGGTTCTTTCACGGGACCGTCCCATCTACCAGTGCAAGGGCTGCTGCTTCTCCCGGGCGTACCCGACGCCGCAGACGGCCATGCAGACCATGGCGATCCCCAAGAACATCACCTCAGAGGCAACGTGCTGCGTTGCAAAGCACAGCTACGAG ACAAAGGTAGACGACTTCCCAGTGAGAAACCACACAGAGTGTCACTGCAGCACCTGTTATTATCATAAGTTGATATGA
- the LOC122845895 gene encoding heterogeneous nuclear ribonucleoprotein Q-like isoform X2, which translates to MKTYRQREKQGTKVSDTNKGPDEAKIKALLDRTGYTLDVTTGQRKYGGPPPESAHTGAQPTIGTEIFVGKIPRDLFEDELVPLFEKAGTIWDLRLMMDPLSGLNRGYAFVTYCTKESAQQAVKLCNNNEIRPGKHIGVCISVANNRLFVGSIPKSKTKDQIVEEFAKVTEGLNDVILYHQPDDKKKNRGFCFLEYEDHKTAAQARRRLMSGKVKVWGNVVTVEWADPIEDPDPEVMAKVKVLFVRNLASTVTEETLEKTFNQFGKLERVKKLKDYAFIHFEERDGAVKALAELNGKELEGEDIEIVFAKPPDQKRKERKAQRQAAKTQMYDEYYYYGPPHMPPPRGRARGGRGGYSYPHDYYGYEDYYDYYGYDYHNYRGGYDDPYYGYDDFQGSVRGARGARGGVRGGASQTRGRGAITPRGRLGFTQRGGLGTIRAGKRGRGRS; encoded by the exons ATGAAGACttacagacagagagagaaacaagggACCAAAGTGTCGGACACCAACAAAGGACCAGATGAAGCCAAAATCAAA GCTCTGCTAGACAGGACTGGTTATACACTTGATGTAACAACTGGGCAGAGAAAGTATGGGGGTCCTCCACCAGAGTCTGCCCATACAGGAGCCCAGCCCACCATCGGTACAGAG ATATTTGTGGGGAAGATTCCCAGAGACCTGTTTGAGGATGAGCTGGTTCCGCTGTTTGAGAAAGCTGGCACCATCTGGGACCTGCGCCTGATGATGGATCCTCTCAGTGGCCTCAACAGAGGCTATGCCTTTGTCACTTACTGCACTAAAGAATCTGCACAGCAAGCTGTCAAGCTG TGCAACAACAATGAAATTCGACCGGGTAAACACATCGGCGTATGCATTTCTGTGGCCAATAATAGACTGTTTGTTGGCTCCATCCCcaagagtaaaacaaaagacCAGATTGTTGAAGAATTTGCTAAAGTTACAG AAGGTCTAAATGATGTCATATTATACCACCAGCCAGACGACAAGAAGAAGAACCGAGGCTTTTGCTTCCTGGAATATGAAGACCACAAGACGGCGGCTCAGGCTCGCCGCAGACTCATGAGTGGAAAGGTCAAGGTGTGGGGAAACGTGGTGACGGTGGAATGGGCCGACCCGATTGAGGACCCAGACCCAGAAGTCATGGCTAAG GTGAAGGTGCTGTTTGTGAGGAATTTAGCGAGCACCGTTACAGAAGAGACGCTTGAAAAAACGTTTAATCAGTTTGGAAAACTGGAGAGAGTGAAAAAATTGAAAGATTATGCCTTCATCCATTTTGAAGAACGAGACGGTGCTGTGAAG GCTTTAGCTGAGCTCAATGGCAAAGAACTGGAAGGAGAGGACATTGAAATTGTGTTTGCCAAGCCGCCTGACCAGAAGAGGAAAGAACGCAAAGCCCAGAGACAAGCCGCCAAAACGCAAAT GTATGATGAATACTATTACTACGGGCCGCCTCACATGCCGCCGCCAAGAGGCAGAGCAAGAGGAGGGAGGGGCGGCTACTCTTACCCCCATGATTACTACGGCTATGAAGATTACTACGATTACTACGGATACGACTACCACAACTACCGGGGAGGCTACGACGACCCCTACTACGGCTACGACGACTTCCAAGGGTCTGTGCGAGGGGCCAGAGGGGCCAGAGGAGGCGTCCGCGGAGGAGCCAGCCAGACCAGAGGCCGTGGGGCCATCACACCCAGGGGCCGATTGGGCTTCACCCAACGCGGAGGCCTTGGAACAATCAGAG CAGGGAAACGGGGCCGGGGGCGTTCCTGA
- the LOC122845895 gene encoding heterogeneous nuclear ribonucleoprotein Q-like isoform X1 yields the protein MATEHINGNGPEEPMDTSAAVTHSEHFQTLLEAGLPQKVAEKLDEIYIAGLVSHSDLDDRAIEALKEFNEEGALQVLLQFKDSDLSHVQNKSAFLCGVMKTYRQREKQGTKVSDTNKGPDEAKIKALLDRTGYTLDVTTGQRKYGGPPPESAHTGAQPTIGTEIFVGKIPRDLFEDELVPLFEKAGTIWDLRLMMDPLSGLNRGYAFVTYCTKESAQQAVKLCNNNEIRPGKHIGVCISVANNRLFVGSIPKSKTKDQIVEEFAKVTEGLNDVILYHQPDDKKKNRGFCFLEYEDHKTAAQARRRLMSGKVKVWGNVVTVEWADPIEDPDPEVMAKVKVLFVRNLASTVTEETLEKTFNQFGKLERVKKLKDYAFIHFEERDGAVKALAELNGKELEGEDIEIVFAKPPDQKRKERKAQRQAAKTQMYDEYYYYGPPHMPPPRGRARGGRGGYSYPHDYYGYEDYYDYYGYDYHNYRGGYDDPYYGYDDFQGSVRGARGARGGVRGGASQTRGRGAITPRGRLGFTQRGGLGTIRAGKRGRGRS from the exons ATGGCCACAGAACATATAAATGGAAATGGTCCAGAAGAGCCAATGGACACCTCTGCTGCAGTTACCCATTCTGAGCACTTCCAGACTTTATTAGAAGCTGGTTTACCACAGAAAGTTGCTGAAAAACTAGATGAAATTTACATAGCAG GTTTGGTGTCACACAGTGATTTAGATGACCGAGCAATCGAGGCTCTGAAAGAATTCAACGAAGAAGGTGCTCTCCAAGTCCTTTTACAATTCAAGGACAGCGACCTCTCTCATGTTCAG AACAAAAGTGCCTTTCTTTGTGGCGTGATGAAGACttacagacagagagagaaacaagggACCAAAGTGTCGGACACCAACAAAGGACCAGATGAAGCCAAAATCAAA GCTCTGCTAGACAGGACTGGTTATACACTTGATGTAACAACTGGGCAGAGAAAGTATGGGGGTCCTCCACCAGAGTCTGCCCATACAGGAGCCCAGCCCACCATCGGTACAGAG ATATTTGTGGGGAAGATTCCCAGAGACCTGTTTGAGGATGAGCTGGTTCCGCTGTTTGAGAAAGCTGGCACCATCTGGGACCTGCGCCTGATGATGGATCCTCTCAGTGGCCTCAACAGAGGCTATGCCTTTGTCACTTACTGCACTAAAGAATCTGCACAGCAAGCTGTCAAGCTG TGCAACAACAATGAAATTCGACCGGGTAAACACATCGGCGTATGCATTTCTGTGGCCAATAATAGACTGTTTGTTGGCTCCATCCCcaagagtaaaacaaaagacCAGATTGTTGAAGAATTTGCTAAAGTTACAG AAGGTCTAAATGATGTCATATTATACCACCAGCCAGACGACAAGAAGAAGAACCGAGGCTTTTGCTTCCTGGAATATGAAGACCACAAGACGGCGGCTCAGGCTCGCCGCAGACTCATGAGTGGAAAGGTCAAGGTGTGGGGAAACGTGGTGACGGTGGAATGGGCCGACCCGATTGAGGACCCAGACCCAGAAGTCATGGCTAAG GTGAAGGTGCTGTTTGTGAGGAATTTAGCGAGCACCGTTACAGAAGAGACGCTTGAAAAAACGTTTAATCAGTTTGGAAAACTGGAGAGAGTGAAAAAATTGAAAGATTATGCCTTCATCCATTTTGAAGAACGAGACGGTGCTGTGAAG GCTTTAGCTGAGCTCAATGGCAAAGAACTGGAAGGAGAGGACATTGAAATTGTGTTTGCCAAGCCGCCTGACCAGAAGAGGAAAGAACGCAAAGCCCAGAGACAAGCCGCCAAAACGCAAAT GTATGATGAATACTATTACTACGGGCCGCCTCACATGCCGCCGCCAAGAGGCAGAGCAAGAGGAGGGAGGGGCGGCTACTCTTACCCCCATGATTACTACGGCTATGAAGATTACTACGATTACTACGGATACGACTACCACAACTACCGGGGAGGCTACGACGACCCCTACTACGGCTACGACGACTTCCAAGGGTCTGTGCGAGGGGCCAGAGGGGCCAGAGGAGGCGTCCGCGGAGGAGCCAGCCAGACCAGAGGCCGTGGGGCCATCACACCCAGGGGCCGATTGGGCTTCACCCAACGCGGAGGCCTTGGAACAATCAGAG CAGGGAAACGGGGCCGGGGGCGTTCCTGA
- the cga gene encoding glycoprotein hormones alpha chain isoform X2: protein MVSAVTTMGCMKSAAGTLLLWFFLLNVADSYPNFDSPSMGCGECSLGLNRVLSRDRPIYQCKGCCFSRAYPTPQTAMQTMAIPKNITSEATCCVAKHSYETKVDDFPVRNHTECHCSTCYYHKLI, encoded by the exons ATG GTGTCTGCTGTTACGACTATGGGCTGCATGAAGTCGGCCGCAGGgactcttcttctgtggttttttcTTCTGAACGTAGCTGATTCTTATCCCAACTTCGACTCACCAAGCA TGGGCTGTGGGGAATGCAGCCTGGGTCTGAACCGGGTTCTTTCACGGGACCGTCCCATCTACCAGTGCAAGGGCTGCTGCTTCTCCCGGGCGTACCCGACGCCGCAGACGGCCATGCAGACCATGGCGATCCCCAAGAACATCACCTCAGAGGCAACGTGCTGCGTTGCAAAGCACAGCTACGAG ACAAAGGTAGACGACTTCCCAGTGAGAAACCACACAGAGTGTCACTGCAGCACCTGTTATTATCATAAGTTGATATGA